In the genome of Verrucomicrobiia bacterium, one region contains:
- a CDS encoding 1-deoxy-D-xylulose-5-phosphate reductoisomerase: protein MKNVVLLGSTGSIGTSTLKVAGDLPDKIRLVGLAAGNNSELLLDQTRKFQPAAISISDPSKVKELSDTLGTAVEVYSGDDGLLKLATMPGADIVLIAIVGTAGLQPALAAIRAGKDIAIASKEILVMAGEIVMREARKAGVRVLAVDSEHSAIFQCLDGKPPGSVRKLWLTASGGPFRSKADWPKERFGEITVERALKHPSWVMGRKITIDSATLFNKGLEMIEARWLFDIEMARVGVVVHPQSIVHSMVEFVDGSLIAQLSTPDMCLPIQYALTYPERVVSDRVQTNFPRIGSLTFEEPDVERFPSIELARRAGETCGTMPAVFNAANEVAVDAFVNGKINFPQITETVRCTMDAHRVTEHPTLEEILAADAWARRAAVSV from the coding sequence ATGAAGAACGTCGTCCTGCTCGGCTCGACCGGCTCCATCGGCACCTCGACCCTCAAAGTGGCCGGGGACTTGCCCGACAAAATCCGCCTCGTCGGCCTGGCGGCGGGCAACAATTCCGAGTTGCTGCTCGATCAAACGCGCAAATTTCAGCCGGCGGCCATTTCCATCAGTGACCCGTCCAAGGTGAAGGAACTCAGCGACACCCTCGGCACGGCCGTGGAAGTTTATTCCGGCGATGACGGTCTGCTGAAGCTGGCCACCATGCCCGGGGCGGACATCGTGTTGATTGCCATCGTGGGCACGGCGGGTTTGCAGCCGGCCTTGGCGGCGATCCGCGCGGGCAAGGACATCGCCATTGCCTCGAAGGAGATCCTTGTCATGGCCGGTGAGATCGTGATGCGCGAGGCGCGCAAGGCCGGCGTGCGCGTGCTGGCCGTGGACAGCGAACACTCCGCCATTTTTCAATGCCTCGACGGCAAACCGCCGGGATCGGTGCGCAAGCTCTGGCTGACCGCGAGCGGCGGCCCGTTCCGCAGCAAGGCCGACTGGCCCAAGGAACGTTTTGGCGAGATCACCGTCGAGCGCGCGCTCAAGCATCCTTCGTGGGTGATGGGCCGCAAGATTACGATTGATTCCGCCACGCTCTTCAACAAGGGCCTCGAGATGATCGAGGCGCGCTGGCTGTTTGACATCGAGATGGCGCGCGTCGGGGTGGTGGTGCACCCGCAGAGCATCGTGCATTCCATGGTGGAGTTTGTGGACGGCTCACTCATCGCGCAGCTCTCCACGCCCGACATGTGCCTGCCGATTCAATACGCGCTGACGTATCCCGAACGGGTTGTCAGCGACCGTGTGCAAACCAATTTCCCGCGCATTGGTTCGTTGACCTTCGAGGAGCCCGATGTGGAGCGCTTTCCGTCCATCGAACTCGCGCGTCGTGCGGGCGAAACCTGCGGCACCATGCCCGCCGTGTTCAACGCGGCGAACGAAGTCGCCGTGGACGCGTTTGTGAACGGCAAAATAAACTTTCCGCAAATCACCGAAACCGTGCGTTGCACGATGGACGCCCACCGCGTCACCGAGCATCCGACACTGGAGGAGATTCTGGCGGCGGATGCCTGGGCGCGGCGGGCAGCGGTTTCAGTCTGA
- a CDS encoding lytic transglycosylase domain-containing protein, producing MNRRRAILLFAAAPLAVFAQSNDTLSADDLFDMGQQFLEENVDDDVPAQLGTLDQEKVRAVLKQLQAEFDQDYVLDLAALKDAAQTGLRLLEANPDTQPYADWLRPRLDYFDAAGQMDRAIPAPRQEPENPAPRKPAPSAALETSTWSKLLKNRSRPAGAQKFEPALKRIFARHGLPPQLFWLAEVESDFNPKARSPAGAVGLYQLMPQTAKSLGLTTWPLDERKNPEKSADAAARHLRTLYDQFHDWPLAVAAYNAGAGRVQDKLRQAKEKTFDAIAAKLPSETQLYVPKLNAVLQLREGTTLEKLAKPS from the coding sequence ATGAATCGTCGCCGGGCCATCCTGCTGTTCGCCGCTGCGCCGCTGGCTGTCTTCGCCCAAAGCAACGACACGCTTTCGGCGGATGACCTGTTCGACATGGGTCAGCAATTCCTCGAAGAAAACGTGGATGATGACGTGCCGGCCCAACTCGGCACGTTGGACCAGGAAAAAGTGCGCGCCGTGCTGAAACAGTTGCAGGCCGAATTTGACCAGGATTACGTGCTCGACCTCGCCGCCTTGAAGGACGCCGCGCAAACAGGCCTGCGCCTGCTCGAAGCGAATCCGGACACGCAGCCCTACGCTGACTGGCTCCGCCCACGACTCGATTACTTCGATGCGGCGGGACAGATGGACCGAGCCATCCCCGCACCGCGCCAGGAACCGGAAAATCCCGCGCCCCGCAAACCGGCTCCCTCGGCCGCTTTGGAAACCAGCACCTGGTCCAAACTGCTCAAGAATCGTTCCCGTCCGGCTGGCGCCCAAAAATTTGAACCCGCTCTGAAACGCATTTTTGCCCGGCACGGGCTGCCGCCGCAATTGTTCTGGCTCGCCGAGGTGGAATCGGATTTCAACCCGAAGGCGCGCAGTCCTGCGGGGGCCGTCGGACTTTACCAGCTCATGCCGCAAACGGCCAAATCGCTTGGCCTGACAACCTGGCCGTTGGACGAACGCAAAAATCCGGAAAAATCCGCCGATGCTGCCGCGCGCCATTTGCGGACGTTGTATGACCAGTTTCACGACTGGCCCCTGGCGGTCGCCGCCTACAACGCCGGCGCCGGGCGGGTTCAGGACAAACTCAGGCAGGCAAAAGAAAAGACCTTCGACGCCATCGCCGCGAAGCTGCCCAGCGAAACGCAATTATACGTCCCGAAGCTGAATGCCGTGCTCCAATTGCGCGAAGGCACGACGCTGGAGAAGCTGGCCAAACCCTCCTGA
- a CDS encoding VWA domain-containing protein: protein MRFAHPHVLWLLLVVPPALMAFLWWAGRNRRRLLTAFVQARLLPELAVGISPAREQLRALLLVGAATALVIALARPQWGFTWQEAHQKSLDVVVAIDTSKSMLADDIAPSRLARAKLAALDLMQTAKSDRLGLVAFAGDAFLECPMTIDESAFRQSVDMLDVNTLPQGGTAIAEAIATAQAAFKEGDGYKVLVLFTDGEDHDANAVEAARKAAAAGLRIFTIGIGSPEGVLLPESVRDENGNRVKSRLDETLLKEIAQAGHGFYLPLRGSKVIETLYEKGLAPLPRTESEARLYKDYHEQFHWPLALAILLLLGEILLPARLGKSTPTTGSLPVAKRQAVVALWLAVFLLPPLAWGSAAGALRDYQSGRFDKARSEYERLLKKRPDDTRLALNAGTAAYRNGKFDEAATLLSKAATAPDLNLQQRAYYNRGNTLFRQGQNEASPQTRQQLWEKSLSDFDSALKLNAQDADAKHNYEFVKQQLEQLKQQQKQQQRQNQQQSKPDQKQNQQQNQQQQNGKRDQQKSDEQKQQQQQQEQQQSNPQQGGQNKPSPDDQKQPASPSPQEQQKQPQQPSEPTKSEGEKRQEQAAEQATANGQRQGEMSPEQARRFLDAMKGDEQVLPLQKLESPPAGHPPTKDW, encoded by the coding sequence ATGAGATTTGCCCATCCGCACGTGCTCTGGCTGCTGCTGGTCGTCCCGCCGGCGTTGATGGCATTTCTGTGGTGGGCCGGACGCAACCGGCGGCGCTTGTTGACCGCGTTCGTTCAGGCACGGCTGCTGCCGGAGCTGGCCGTCGGGATTTCGCCCGCCCGCGAACAGCTTCGCGCGCTGCTGCTGGTCGGGGCCGCGACGGCGTTGGTCATCGCCCTCGCCCGTCCGCAATGGGGATTCACCTGGCAGGAAGCGCACCAGAAAAGTCTCGATGTCGTGGTGGCGATTGACACGTCCAAATCCATGCTGGCTGACGACATCGCACCGAGCCGGCTGGCGCGCGCAAAACTGGCCGCGCTGGATTTGATGCAGACCGCCAAGTCAGACCGGCTCGGGCTCGTGGCCTTTGCCGGCGACGCCTTCCTGGAATGCCCGATGACGATTGATGAATCGGCCTTTCGTCAGAGCGTGGACATGCTGGACGTCAACACCCTGCCCCAGGGAGGAACGGCCATCGCCGAGGCCATCGCGACCGCACAAGCGGCCTTCAAGGAAGGCGATGGCTACAAGGTGCTGGTTCTTTTCACCGACGGTGAAGATCACGATGCCAACGCCGTCGAGGCCGCCCGCAAGGCAGCCGCGGCCGGGCTGCGCATTTTCACCATTGGGATCGGCTCGCCCGAGGGCGTGCTGCTGCCCGAATCCGTCCGCGATGAAAACGGCAACCGCGTGAAGTCCCGGCTGGACGAAACGCTGCTGAAGGAAATCGCCCAAGCCGGACATGGATTTTATCTGCCGCTGCGCGGCTCCAAGGTCATTGAAACGCTTTATGAAAAGGGATTGGCACCGCTGCCCCGGACCGAATCTGAAGCCCGGCTCTACAAGGATTACCACGAACAATTCCACTGGCCGCTGGCGCTGGCCATCCTGCTCCTGCTCGGCGAAATCTTGTTGCCGGCGCGACTGGGCAAATCCACCCCGACGACAGGGTCACTGCCCGTCGCGAAACGACAGGCGGTGGTCGCACTTTGGCTCGCGGTTTTCCTGCTGCCGCCCCTGGCATGGGGTTCGGCGGCCGGCGCATTGCGCGATTACCAGAGCGGGCGCTTTGACAAGGCCAGGAGCGAATACGAGCGGTTGCTGAAAAAACGGCCGGACGACACGCGGCTCGCCCTGAATGCGGGCACAGCCGCCTACCGAAATGGAAAATTCGACGAGGCCGCGACGTTGTTGAGCAAGGCCGCGACCGCGCCGGACCTGAACCTGCAGCAACGCGCCTACTACAACCGGGGCAACACCCTGTTCCGCCAGGGTCAGAACGAAGCCAGCCCGCAAACCCGCCAACAGCTGTGGGAAAAATCACTGAGCGACTTTGACAGTGCCCTGAAGCTGAATGCGCAGGATGCAGACGCCAAACACAATTACGAATTCGTCAAACAACAGCTGGAGCAGTTGAAGCAACAGCAAAAACAGCAGCAGCGGCAGAATCAGCAACAATCCAAGCCGGATCAAAAACAAAACCAGCAGCAGAACCAGCAGCAACAAAACGGGAAACGGGACCAGCAAAAGTCCGACGAACAAAAGCAGCAACAACAGCAGCAGGAACAACAACAATCCAATCCCCAGCAAGGCGGCCAGAACAAGCCCTCACCGGACGACCAAAAGCAACCAGCGTCGCCATCGCCGCAAGAGCAGCAGAAGCAGCCGCAGCAACCGTCAGAACCCACCAAATCCGAAGGCGAAAAGCGTCAGGAGCAGGCGGCGGAACAAGCCACGGCAAACGGCCAGCGTCAGGGGGAAATGTCGCCTGAACAGGCGCGCCGTTTTCTGGACGCCATGAAGGGCGACGAGCAGGTGCTGCCGTTGCAGAAGCTGGAATCACCGCCGGCCGGCCATCCCCCAACCAAGGACTGGTGA
- a CDS encoding DUF58 domain-containing protein yields the protein MIPREILKKIRQIEIRTNRIVTETLAGQYHSVFKGQGMNFDEVREYQPGDEVRSIDWNVTARMNHPFVKKFVEERELTLMLVVDVSGSGRFGSQAQSKRELAAEIASVLAFSAIRNNDKVGLVLFTDEVEKFIPPRKGRKHVLRVIREVLFFEPQRRGTDLPGALEFANRMLAHRAIMVMVSDFLAPALVEPKPADIRNFQTSIKQANRRHDLVAVQIADRYEFELPDLGRLVLEDAESGEVVEINTGSDANRNAFALRQWRNQAELDRMFRSARIDAIQLRTDQPYGVALGRFFETREKRRLRG from the coding sequence ATGATCCCCCGCGAGATCCTCAAAAAAATCCGGCAGATTGAGATTCGCACGAACCGCATCGTGACGGAAACGCTCGCGGGCCAGTATCATTCCGTCTTCAAGGGCCAGGGCATGAACTTCGACGAGGTGCGCGAATACCAGCCCGGCGACGAGGTGCGCTCGATCGATTGGAACGTCACCGCGCGCATGAACCATCCGTTCGTGAAGAAGTTCGTCGAGGAACGCGAACTCACGCTCATGCTCGTGGTGGACGTCAGCGGCTCCGGGCGGTTCGGCTCGCAGGCGCAGTCCAAGCGGGAACTCGCCGCCGAGATCGCCTCCGTGCTCGCCTTCTCCGCCATCCGCAACAACGACAAGGTGGGCCTCGTCCTCTTCACCGACGAGGTGGAGAAGTTCATCCCGCCGCGCAAGGGCCGGAAGCACGTGCTCCGCGTCATCCGCGAAGTGCTGTTCTTCGAGCCGCAGCGTCGTGGGACGGATCTGCCCGGCGCATTGGAGTTTGCCAACCGCATGCTGGCGCATCGGGCCATCATGGTGATGGTGTCCGACTTTCTCGCCCCGGCGCTGGTGGAACCGAAGCCGGCCGACATTCGCAATTTCCAAACGTCCATCAAGCAGGCCAACCGCCGGCACGACCTGGTCGCCGTGCAAATCGCGGACCGCTATGAATTTGAGCTGCCCGATTTGGGCCGGCTGGTGCTGGAGGATGCCGAGTCGGGTGAAGTCGTCGAAATCAACACCGGCTCGGACGCGAACCGCAATGCCTTCGCCCTGCGTCAGTGGCGGAACCAGGCGGAACTGGACCGCATGTTCCGCTCGGCCCGGATTGACGCGATTCAATTGCGCACGGATCAGCCCTACGGGGTGGCCTTGGGACGGTTCTTCGAGACGCGGGAAAAGCGACGGTTGCGAGGTTGA
- the rplI gene encoding 50S ribosomal protein L9 has protein sequence MAKTEVILVQNIVGLGGESDQVKVAAGYARNYLIPQGLAIPLSSGNKRRLEALRQRRAEREAHELNSMTELAKSLQKLVLVIKVKTGEDGKMFGHVTNGMIADELKHQFDISLDKKKIQTDHGLKTLGEHEVEMNLHSDVKATLKVRVESLNPLPAPVEAEPKKEEGKAERRTRRAEGEGGKKTRSTKAAE, from the coding sequence ATGGCCAAGACTGAAGTAATTCTCGTTCAAAACATCGTTGGGCTGGGTGGCGAATCCGACCAGGTGAAGGTTGCTGCCGGTTACGCCCGCAATTACCTGATTCCGCAGGGCCTCGCGATTCCGCTGAGCTCCGGGAACAAGCGCCGTCTCGAAGCCCTCCGCCAGCGCCGCGCCGAGCGCGAGGCGCACGAACTCAACTCGATGACCGAGCTGGCGAAGAGCCTGCAGAAGCTCGTGCTCGTCATCAAGGTCAAGACCGGCGAAGACGGCAAGATGTTCGGCCACGTCACCAATGGCATGATCGCCGACGAGCTGAAACACCAGTTCGACATCAGTCTCGACAAGAAGAAGATTCAGACCGACCACGGTTTAAAGACCTTGGGCGAACACGAGGTCGAAATGAATCTGCACAGCGACGTAAAAGCGACGCTCAAGGTGCGGGTGGAAAGCCTTAATCCGCTGCCGGCGCCGGTGGAAGCCGAGCCGAAGAAGGAGGAAGGAAAGGCCGAACGTCGGACGCGCCGCGCCGAAGGCGAAGGCGGTAAGAAGACCCGCAGCACCAAGGCGGCTGAGTAA
- a CDS encoding CDP-archaeol synthase — protein MSNQPVAAPAAPSKAQVFVRRLGSSLLLWAVVIGALFSGNRFLSDYVFLAIMLVLSVAGLLEFYGIAQKRDLVCFKGWGIAAGVLMTVGIFLHCTGKLGIHNSPSRVNDFETSFLILFVLGLCVRQFMARSNTAGIVAISTTLFGLMYVPWLLNFITQINYFPVLTPGDGTFFVLYFILVTKFSDMGAYAVGSLIGKHKMIPRISPGKTWEGFGGAILVSTIASVVFAHLAKAHLLGMNLKHAIILGVILSVSAVIGDLIESLFKREAGLKDSGKLFPGIGGILDLLDSLLFNAPIMYLYLRHILTHP, from the coding sequence ATGTCGAACCAACCCGTTGCCGCTCCTGCTGCGCCCAGCAAAGCGCAGGTGTTTGTGCGTCGCTTGGGGAGCTCCTTGCTGCTGTGGGCCGTCGTCATCGGAGCGTTGTTCTCGGGCAACCGCTTTCTGTCCGATTACGTGTTTCTCGCCATCATGCTGGTGCTCTCCGTGGCGGGATTGCTCGAGTTCTACGGCATCGCCCAAAAGCGGGACCTGGTTTGCTTCAAGGGCTGGGGCATCGCGGCGGGCGTGTTGATGACGGTGGGCATCTTCCTGCATTGCACGGGCAAGCTTGGCATTCACAATTCGCCCTCGCGCGTCAACGATTTCGAGACAAGCTTCCTCATCCTGTTCGTGCTCGGGCTCTGCGTGCGCCAGTTCATGGCGCGGAGCAACACCGCGGGCATCGTGGCGATCTCCACGACCCTCTTCGGCCTGATGTATGTGCCGTGGCTGTTGAACTTCATCACCCAGATCAACTATTTCCCCGTGCTCACGCCGGGCGACGGGACGTTCTTCGTGCTCTACTTCATCCTCGTGACGAAGTTCAGCGACATGGGCGCCTACGCGGTTGGTTCGTTGATTGGCAAGCACAAGATGATTCCGCGCATCAGCCCCGGCAAAACGTGGGAAGGTTTCGGCGGGGCAATCCTGGTTTCCACCATCGCCAGCGTGGTGTTCGCTCATCTGGCCAAGGCCCACCTGCTGGGAATGAACCTGAAACACGCCATCATCCTCGGGGTGATTCTCAGCGTCAGTGCGGTCATCGGCGACCTGATTGAATCGCTCTTCAAGCGTGAAGCGGGCCTCAAGGATTCCGGCAAGCTGTTCCCGGGGATTGGCGGCATTCTCGATCTGCTCGACAGCCTTTTGTTCAACGCGCCCATCATGTATCTCTATCTGCGGCACATTCTGACGCATCCCTGA
- the pth gene encoding aminoacyl-tRNA hydrolase: MENLRLIVGLGNPGAEYARTRHNAGFLVADQLASRWKLVWQTERKFNAQVARATVAPGVQVVLCKPQTFMNASGEAVRPLAGFYRVTAAGCLVVVDDADLPFGELRLRLRGSSGGHHGLESVEQHLGTRDFPRLRIGIGRQGAVRQITGHVLGRFATADEPLLAAVLSRAADQAACWAVEGGSRAMNQFNGTVACPTNEGKEQ; the protein is encoded by the coding sequence ATGGAAAATCTCCGGCTCATCGTGGGTTTGGGGAATCCGGGAGCCGAATACGCACGGACACGGCACAACGCCGGTTTTTTGGTGGCGGACCAGCTGGCCTCGCGCTGGAAACTGGTCTGGCAGACCGAGCGGAAGTTTAACGCGCAGGTGGCCAGGGCCACTGTTGCGCCGGGCGTTCAGGTCGTTTTGTGCAAGCCGCAAACGTTCATGAACGCCAGTGGCGAGGCCGTGCGGCCGCTGGCGGGGTTTTATCGGGTGACGGCCGCCGGCTGTTTGGTGGTGGTGGATGATGCGGATTTGCCGTTTGGCGAACTGCGGCTTCGCCTCCGCGGCAGCAGCGGAGGGCATCACGGACTGGAGTCGGTCGAGCAGCATTTGGGCACCCGCGACTTTCCGCGGCTTCGGATTGGCATTGGGCGGCAGGGCGCGGTGCGGCAGATCACGGGCCATGTGCTGGGACGGTTTGCGACGGCGGACGAACCGCTGCTCGCAGCGGTGTTGTCGCGGGCGGCGGACCAGGCTGCGTGCTGGGCCGTCGAGGGCGGTTCGAGGGCGATGAATCAATTTAACGGGACAGTTGCCTGTCCCACCAACGAAGGAAAAGAGCAGTGA
- the ssb gene encoding single-stranded DNA-binding protein, with protein MASFNKVILAGNLTRDPELRYTPKGTAVARITLAVNRVFGGEDGQKKEEVSFIDVEVWGRQAEVIGQYMKKGRPLLVEGRLKLDSWEDKNTKQKMSKLKVVLESFSFIDSNRGDAEGGPRPAARPAPSASAEPLSGDVPPESDDVPF; from the coding sequence ATGGCCAGCTTTAACAAAGTCATCTTGGCGGGCAATCTGACCCGCGACCCGGAGCTGCGTTACACGCCGAAAGGCACCGCCGTCGCCCGCATCACGCTGGCGGTGAACCGTGTTTTTGGCGGCGAAGATGGCCAGAAGAAGGAAGAGGTCAGCTTCATCGACGTCGAAGTTTGGGGGCGTCAGGCGGAGGTGATCGGCCAATACATGAAGAAAGGCCGGCCGCTGCTGGTGGAGGGCCGGCTCAAGCTGGATTCCTGGGAGGACAAGAACACGAAGCAGAAAATGAGCAAGCTGAAGGTTGTTCTCGAAAGCTTTTCCTTCATCGACTCAAACCGCGGTGACGCAGAAGGCGGGCCTCGTCCCGCCGCCCGTCCAGCTCCCTCCGCTTCGGCGGAGCCCCTGTCGGGCGACGTCCCGCCGGAGAGCGACGACGTGCCGTTCTAA
- a CDS encoding 30S ribosomal protein S6 — MKRYEGLFILNTAGKEEGVNDLVEAIKSELTAQGIKVETVQKMEKRGFSRVGDNKLKEGYYVNFIFEAGPEALRKLQRHFALNENVFRTLFTALPEPAVAK, encoded by the coding sequence GTGAAACGTTACGAAGGTTTGTTTATTCTGAATACGGCGGGCAAGGAAGAGGGTGTCAACGACCTGGTTGAGGCCATCAAGTCCGAGTTAACCGCCCAAGGCATCAAGGTTGAGACTGTGCAAAAGATGGAAAAGCGCGGCTTCTCCCGCGTTGGCGACAACAAGTTGAAGGAAGGTTACTACGTCAACTTCATCTTTGAAGCCGGCCCGGAGGCACTGCGCAAGTTGCAGCGCCATTTTGCCTTGAACGAGAATGTGTTTCGGACCCTGTTCACCGCATTGCCGGAGCCGGCGGTGGCGAAGTAA
- a CDS encoding VWA domain-containing protein, with amino-acid sequence MVITFAHPWLLLLLLGLPLAAWLKGQRGRPAAFVYSSTKLVAGIGGPTRSRAGRVLAALRWVTLALFIVALAQPRLSRSEQTIHASGVDIVVAIDLSGSMESEDFEIGGQRVNRINMAKQVLKRFIDKRPNDRIGLVAFAAKAYIACPLTLDHDFLEQNIDRLKLHLIEDGTAIGSGLSAAVNRLRDLKAKSKIVILMTDGQNNAGKIPPLTAAEAAAALGVKVYTIGIGTRGQAPFPVVDVFGRHTYQMVPVDIDEGTLQKIADKTGGKYYRADNAQRFQNIYAEIDKLEKTEMDVKRFTHYEELAGWLIAPGLLLLFAELGLGNTVWRRLP; translated from the coding sequence ATGGTCATAACGTTTGCACATCCCTGGTTGTTGCTGCTGCTGCTCGGACTGCCCCTGGCGGCGTGGCTGAAAGGCCAACGCGGGCGGCCCGCGGCGTTTGTGTATTCCTCCACGAAGTTGGTGGCGGGCATCGGCGGCCCCACGCGTTCCCGCGCGGGACGGGTGCTGGCGGCGTTGCGCTGGGTGACGCTGGCCCTGTTCATCGTGGCACTGGCCCAGCCGCGGCTCTCGCGCAGCGAACAAACCATTCATGCCAGCGGGGTGGACATCGTTGTGGCGATTGACCTCTCAGGCAGCATGGAGTCGGAAGATTTCGAGATCGGCGGCCAGCGCGTGAACCGCATTAACATGGCCAAGCAGGTGTTGAAGCGGTTCATCGACAAGCGGCCCAACGACCGCATTGGTTTGGTGGCTTTTGCTGCCAAGGCCTACATCGCCTGCCCGCTGACGCTCGACCATGATTTTCTCGAACAGAACATTGACCGGCTGAAGTTGCATCTGATCGAGGACGGCACGGCCATCGGCTCGGGGCTGAGCGCGGCGGTCAACCGGCTGCGCGACCTCAAGGCAAAGAGCAAGATCGTCATCCTCATGACGGACGGGCAGAACAACGCGGGCAAGATTCCGCCGCTGACGGCCGCCGAGGCCGCGGCCGCGCTGGGGGTGAAAGTTTACACCATCGGGATCGGCACCCGCGGGCAAGCGCCGTTTCCCGTGGTGGACGTGTTCGGCCGGCACACGTATCAGATGGTGCCGGTGGACATTGACGAAGGCACGTTGCAGAAGATTGCCGACAAGACGGGCGGCAAATACTACCGCGCCGACAACGCGCAGCGGTTTCAAAACATCTACGCGGAGATCGACAAGCTGGAGAAGACCGAAATGGACGTAAAGCGGTTCACCCATTATGAGGAACTGGCCGGCTGGCTGATTGCGCCGGGCCTGCTGTTGTTGTTTGCCGAACTCGGGCTGGGCAACACCGTCTGGCGGAGGCTGCCATGA
- a CDS encoding MoxR family ATPase produces the protein MNTGLTAINAAVAEASSFTRPLFNELSKVIVGQQYLTERLVIGLLANGHVLLEGVPGLAKTLAVKSLANCMHVKFARLQFTPDMLPADVIGTQVYNPQSGNFTTRRGPVFANLVLADEINRAPAKVQSALLEAMQEKQVTIGDQTYRLEEPFLVLATQNPIEQEGTYPLPEAQVDRFMLKLKIGYPTRTEERQILDMMARTSGQPHTEAVVDPQQILKAREVINDIYVDDKVKDYIVDVVCATRDPDHYKIAVKEFIQLGASPRATIALTLAAKAYAFLKGRGYVTPQDVKSIGMDVLRHRVAITYEAEAEEKTSENIIQKIFDELPVP, from the coding sequence ATGAACACGGGACTAACGGCCATCAACGCGGCGGTTGCGGAAGCCAGCTCCTTCACCCGCCCGCTCTTCAACGAACTCAGCAAGGTCATCGTCGGCCAGCAATACCTCACCGAGCGGCTCGTCATCGGACTGCTCGCGAACGGACACGTCCTCCTCGAAGGCGTGCCCGGCCTGGCCAAGACGCTCGCGGTGAAGTCGCTGGCAAACTGCATGCACGTGAAGTTCGCCCGCCTGCAATTCACGCCCGACATGCTGCCCGCCGACGTCATCGGCACGCAGGTTTACAACCCGCAGTCCGGCAACTTCACCACGCGCAGGGGCCCGGTCTTTGCCAACCTCGTCCTCGCCGACGAAATCAACCGCGCGCCCGCCAAGGTGCAATCCGCCCTGCTCGAAGCCATGCAGGAAAAGCAGGTCACCATCGGCGACCAGACTTACCGGCTGGAGGAACCCTTCCTCGTGCTCGCGACGCAGAACCCGATCGAACAGGAAGGCACCTATCCCCTGCCTGAGGCACAGGTGGATCGCTTCATGTTGAAGCTAAAAATCGGTTACCCGACGCGCACCGAAGAACGGCAAATCCTCGACATGATGGCGCGCACCAGCGGTCAGCCGCATACCGAAGCCGTCGTGGACCCGCAGCAAATCCTCAAGGCCCGCGAAGTCATCAACGACATCTACGTGGACGACAAGGTGAAGGACTACATCGTGGACGTGGTCTGCGCCACGCGTGACCCGGACCATTACAAGATTGCGGTAAAGGAATTCATCCAGCTCGGCGCCTCGCCGCGCGCGACCATCGCGCTGACGCTAGCGGCCAAGGCGTATGCGTTCCTCAAGGGCCGCGGCTACGTGACCCCGCAGGACGTGAAGAGCATCGGCATGGACGTGCTGCGCCACCGCGTGGCCATCACCTACGAAGCCGAGGCCGAGGAAAAGACCAGCGAGAACATCATCCAGAAGATTTTTGATGAGTTGCCTGTGCCGTGA
- a CDS encoding DUF4381 family protein, whose amino-acid sequence MATLAQTNWNAVTATNGLHDIKPPVAIPSGWAWLWWTLAALAVAGLIIGVTAWFLSRRKQVPLPPLIPPHVRARQRLEAALRWLHEPKPFVIAVSDALRTYLEERFDFRAPERTTEEFLRELQATQLLNPAQKESLGDFLQRCDLVKFARYEPTEAELRDLHGAAGRLVDETEPRPLAAPGVNESAAAVSS is encoded by the coding sequence ATGGCAACGCTGGCACAAACGAACTGGAACGCAGTCACCGCAACCAACGGTCTGCACGACATCAAACCGCCCGTGGCCATCCCCAGCGGCTGGGCGTGGTTGTGGTGGACGCTGGCTGCGCTGGCCGTGGCGGGCTTGATCATTGGCGTGACGGCGTGGTTCCTTTCCCGGCGCAAGCAGGTCCCGCTGCCGCCACTCATCCCGCCCCACGTTCGGGCACGTCAACGGCTCGAAGCGGCGTTGCGCTGGTTGCACGAGCCCAAGCCGTTTGTGATCGCCGTCTCGGATGCGCTCCGCACCTATCTGGAGGAACGCTTCGACTTCCGCGCCCCGGAACGAACCACCGAGGAATTTTTGCGCGAGCTGCAGGCAACGCAGCTGCTCAATCCGGCGCAAAAGGAAAGTCTCGGCGACTTCCTTCAGCGCTGCGATCTGGTCAAATTCGCGCGTTACGAACCCACGGAGGCCGAATTGCGCGACCTGCACGGCGCCGCGGGCCGGCTCGTGGACGAAACCGAGCCGCGCCCGCTGGCCGCCCCGGGCGTCAATGAATCCGCCGCAGCCGTTTCATCGTGA